DNA sequence from the Paenibacillus physcomitrellae genome:
CTTTGCTGAAGTTATACGAACTACCGAGGGGAACAGACAGGTCTGTACACTAAAGGGAGTACCCTAGAGGGAGTTCACTAACCGTTTAGCCAGAAAGTTTTGAATAAGGCTGACACTCAGCTCCAATTCTTCTTCAAGTGGAAAATGCCCCGTATTCAGCAAATGAACCTCTGTATCTTGCAAATCCCTTTGATAGGCAAGTGCCCCCGCCGGCCCAAAGAAGATGTCATTTCTCCCCCAAGCAACTAACATCGGCGGTTGAAAAGCCTTGAAGTAATCATGCCAGAGCGGATATTGCTTCAAATTATTTTGATAATCATAAAAGAGCGCCAACTGAATATCAGCGTTCCCAGGCCGATCCAGAGTCATTTGATCCATGTTCCATGTATCAGGGCTTATCTCTTCAGGATTGCGGGTTCCGTTCACATATTGATATTTCGTTAGCTCAGGCGTCAGTAATAGAAGGACTTTCTCACGGATTGTACGATCCTCTGGATGGATCCAAAATGCACGAATCGGGTCCCAAGCCGGTTCAAGTCCCTCTTCGTAGGCATTCCCGTTTTGCGAGATGATGGCCTGAATTCGCTCAGGATGCCTGCTCGCCAAACGAAAACCTACCGGAGCGCCGTAGTCATGAACATAAAGGCTGTATGAATTCAGATTTAATTGTTCCACAAAATCGTTGATCAGATCGGCAAGGTTGTCGAACGTATAAGTAAACTCCGAAATGGATGGCTGATCGCTGTTCCCAAAACCCGGATAGTCGGGAGCAATGAGGTGGTATTCGTTCTCCAGTTCTCTGATAAGGTTTCGGAACATATGGGAAGATGAAGGAAATCCATGTAATAAAAGAAGAGTTGGATTCTCCCTGCTGCCCGCTTCCCGATAGAAGATATTCAAACCTTTAACTTTAGCAAATCTGTATTTTACCGTCATAACCCTCACCTTTCCGTGATTGATTTTGGATCCCCAACCAGTTGTGACCCGGTGTCCATATTATACATACAGGTCTGTATAGTTTCAATGGTTTTTTTAGCACAGAATTTCTATTTGCCATTCGTTTTCTAACTAATTATAATATATAGACCGATCTGTATAGTTATGGATTCTTTCGAATGGAGGACATCAGGTGGCTAACAAAAGTAAAAAAGAACATATTCTGCAGGTCGCTTCCGACTTGTTTAATAAACAGGGAATTCGCGCAACCGGCGTAGATCAGGTTGTTTCGGAATCCAATGTGGCCAAGATGACGTTATATAATCATTTTTCATCCAAAGATGACTTGGTGTTGGCTTATATGATGAGACAGGATGAGCAGTGGAGGAAATGGTTCGAGTTCGAGGTCAGTCAGCGCGGAGCAAGTCCAAAGGAGAAGCTGCTTGCTGTATTTGATGTGCTTGGAGAATGGTTTAAGCAATCCGAATTCAATGGCTGTACATTTATTAAGACTGCATCCGAATTTCTGGATCATGCCCACCCTTACTATGAGGCGGCCCATCGTTATAAATCCTATCTTCGCAAATATATCGCTTCACTGATCGAGCCAGCCCCTGCATCTAATTCCGAAGCGTTAGCGGGCGGCTTGTATCTGCTCGTGGAAGGCGCCATTACGACTGCCATGCTGCAAACGGATCCTGAGCCCGCCCTTCATGCTCGCGAAACCGCCCGGGTTCTGCTTGATCATTTCCTTCCTGCCCATTAACGGTTAAGAGCCTTCGGCTAAAAGTTAAGGGCATCCAGGCAGCCCCCCTTCCCTCTTCATCCTATACTTTCTTAATATTATTAAAGAAAAAAATACACTATGATATGCGGATAACGCATCCATAGTGTATTTTTCACAAAATCGAATGAATTTGGATAGCCTTGCTAAACCGTTCAATGGGTCCCCAAAACCATCTCTTACTTATGGTTCTTAGCTGCGCCTGAAAGGTTATTCTTTCACGCCGCCCAAAGCTACACCCGCGATAATATAACGGGATAACAGGAAGTACACCACGAACAGCGGTAAAGCCGTCAGAGCCAGGCCTAAATAGATGGAACCGAACTCTGTCTTGTAAATATCGCCGCGAAGCAAGCTGACCATGATCGGCATGGTATACTTATCCTTCTGAGTCAGGAGGATCAGCGGCATGAACAGGTTGTTCCAGTTTCCAACGAAAGCAAAGATCGCTTGTGTTGCTACAGCCGGCATCATCAAAGGCAGAATGATCCGGTTGAAGGTGGAGAATTCACCCGATCCGTCTACGCGGGCTGCTTCTACAATCTCGAGCGACAACGTTGCGAGCAGGTACTGACGCATGAAGAACACGACAGCCGGAGCCGCAATGGCCGGGAGAATGAGCGGCCAGTAACTATTCGTCCAATGCAGTTTATACATGAACTGATAGAAGCCGATGGCGCTGGCCTGATAAGGAACCATCATTACACACATGATGAAGGTGAAGAAAGGCTGGCGCATTTTCCAGTTGTAGGCCACAAGCCCGTAAGCCGTCAAAGACGAGAAATAAACGGTAAAGACTGTTGCTGAGGTTGAAATAATAAACGAGTTCAGAAACCCTTGAATCGGATCAAAGCTTTTATCCAGCAGCACATGAAGGTTCGTCATCAGGTGAGTGGATGGAAGCAGTGAAAGACCGCTTTGAATCTCCGGCGTTGAACGCGTGGCGTTGACAAACATAATCCAGAACGGAAGGATGCTGAGAATCGCCAGGAAAATGCAGACGATATAAATAATCGTCTTGCTGATTCTTCTACCGACGACTTCGCTTCTTGGAGCTTTTTCCATGGATTACACCTCCCGCGCAGCTGCTTTGGCAGCCTTTTCACTTTTGTTAATATTTTTTTGAGCTTTTCTGAGTTTAGCCGCATCACGGTCACGCATCAGGTAGAACAGTAATCCGGCCAATACAGCTGCAATGACGAACATAATCATACTTGCCGCTGCTGCGCGGTTATACATATAACTTCCCTTAAACGCTTGCCCGTAAATAAACATGGACGTGGTGAGCGTAGAGTCATCCGGTCCGCCTGCCAGGAACAGCTGCGGAATATCGAACATTGTCAAGCCGCCAATCATCGATGTGATCAACGTATACAGCAAGATGGTACGCAGGCTTGGCAGCGTAACCTTGAAGAACGTTTGGAACCCGTTGGCACCGTCAATCGCCGCCGACTCGAAGAGAGCCGGGTTGATGCCCATAACGCCCGCGACAAGGACGATCATCGTATTCCCGTACCACATCCAGAACTGGATAAACGAAACTATGCCCCGTGCTGTGGTCTTATCCTGAAGGAAGAAGACCGGGGCATCCGTCCATCCCAGCATTTGAAACAAGCTGTTTACCGGACCCATAGGGTAGGCGAACAAAGAACTGAAAAGCACTGCAATTGTACTCGCAGTGATAATATTCGGCATATAAAGCAAAACCTTGAACGCGCCTTGGCCCTTAATGTTAAGACGTTTGTTCGTGAACCACGCCGTAAGCAAGAGAGCAAGAACGATCTGTGGAATAAAGTTCGTAATCCAGAGCAGCGCTGTATTGATTAGAGACTTTCTGAATGAAGGGTTATCAAAGAGCAGATCTTTGAAGTTTTGAAAAGGGTTATCCAGAATATGAATCGGTTTTGGAATTAAGCCCTTCATATCCGTAAATCCGATGACTGCTGTGTATAAAATCGGATAAAGTGAGAAAATCAGAAATGCCAGGACAAACGGTAGGGTAAAAATGTAGCCATATTTCGAATAGTTGACACCCTTGCGGCGCATGCTCTCACCTCATTTATTGGAGGAAGGGGCGGGGATTACTCCCGCCCCTTCTGCTCCTTCTTATTCGCTGTCGATGCCAAGCTGGTCTTTAACTTGCTGCTTGAAGGTTGCGATTGCATCGTCACGGCTCTTGTTACCCGACGTGTATTCGCGAACCTGATCGCGCCAGAGCTTGTTAATCGTTTCGTCGTATTGAGTCAAGTTCTTACCGGAAGCGTTAGCGTTAGCCGGTACGAACACGTCAAACATGTTTTGTCCGCCGAGGAGTGGAACTTCACCGTTAGACTTCGACATGACTACGGAGGAAGCTACGCTGTCCTTTGTGCCTTGCTCGCCTTCCTTGATTGTGCCGTTAGCCCAATAGTATTGGAGGCCTGTTTCGGAAGTATCGAGTGTTACCCACTTGATGAAGTCTGCAACTGCCTTTTTCTTGGCTTCGTCCTGAACGACGTTCTTGTTCGCCAGCAGCCAAGTGCCTCCCCAGAAGAAGCCGGTTGGCGGCTCTGTAACTGCCCAGTCGCCGTTTGTATCTTTCACTTGACCGCTCATTGTGTAGTTGATCAGCCAAGCTGGACCAAAGAAACCGAAGATTGGCTTAGTGCCGGAACCGGACATGTCTGCGTACCAAGCTTCTGTCCAGTCCTGTGTATCGTTGTGATAGCCGTTATCTTTAAGCTTCTTGGACAGATCCAGGAATTCTTCACGTTTAGGATCGATATGGAGCTTGCCGTCTACGATCCAGCCTTTCTCAGAGCTGTTCTCGATCGGGTGCCAGATGTCGCCGTCACCGGAGACAATGCCGTAGCCTTTAGCTTTCAGCTTGGCTGCTGCGTCGAAGAATTTATCCCAGCCAGGTCCGATTGCTTCCTTGATTGTAGCCGGATCATCTGTTCCGAATACATCTTTGGCAATCGAGCGGCGATAGATGAAAGCACCGCCTGTTGCTTGGTAACCGAGACCTTTCAGTTGGCCGTCAGTGCTGGTGCCGATATCCACTGAATATTGGGCGATACCTGCGTCCTTCACCATTTGGTCGTCCAGACCCAAATCGGAGTAGTTAGCGGCATAAGTAGATGCATCGCCTTGTGTATACTTGAGAACGAACGCTGCTTCCGCTGCGTAAATATCAGGAGCATCTTTGCCGCCGGCAGCAAGTGCCTGGTCAAGAGCCGGCTGATAAGCGCCGTCGGTAGTTGCGATTACCGTTGTTTTGAACTCTACATTTGCATCTGGATGCGTTTCCAAATATTTAGTGGTCATGTTTGGAATCTCATCCGTGAAGCTCCAAAGATTAATCGTGACCTTCTCACCACTTGAAGTCGAAGCCGTGCTGTTGGATGAAGTTGAAGCATTTGAACCATTGGAACCATTTGAGCTTGCGCTTGATGAATTTGAATTGGAATTTCCGCCACACGCTGCGAGGACCGTTGTCATCAGAAGCATTGTTGAGACCCCGGCTAAAACACGTTTCATGCGTTTCATATTTTGCCTCCCCTTTTTTTGATGCTTTGTTTTTGTAACCGCATTCATAATTATAGATCGTAAGTCCCTGCTGCATAAGGAACCCCTATTGGGGAAAATTCCACTTTTTTTGGGTGGTGATTTGGATAGTGATTGCAGAGAAAAAACAAAACAACGGCAGACAGGAGCAAAATCCTCCTGAATGCCGCTGTTTTGTTTTTCTTTTATTACTACCGGAATATCTGCCACGCTTCGCCTTCTTCAGGCTGCCTCTTTAAAGTACAAAAATCCAGCTTTATCTCAGAATAGTCCGGCTCGTCCTACTCAAACTCATAACCGAACTTTAGTTTTATCTGCGAAATGGCGACCTTGTTTCGCGATGTCATTTCAGTCATGCTTCTCCCTCAAAGCTAGTTTAACCGGCTTCAATGGCAGCAGACTGCGGGTGCCCGCTAGCCTGCGGCTCGCGTCCAGCCCGGATTCGGGAAGGTGCCGTTTCTTTAAGGAACAGGCACAGCAGCAGGCAGACTACGATGCCGCCGATCGCGAGCAGCAGCGTATTTTCGATGCCGTAGTTTTTGGCAATAAAGCCGGCCAACGAAGGGGCTACGCCGCCGCCGAAAATTTCGCCGACACCGATAATGACACCAGCAGCCGTGGAGATCAGCGGAGCCGGAACCGACTCGATCGTGATGGTGCCGGACAGCAGCGGCAGGCATCCGTTGCAGCCAAAGGCAGTCATGAATAACAGGGCGAACAGTGCCATCGGACTTGCGCCCGTACCGATCAGTATGCCGAGCATGACGAGGGTCAGCAGCATGGCGCAGAGCGTAACCGTCTTGCGGCCGAAACGGTCGGACAGACCCGGAATGGCAAGCTGGCCAAAGAAAGCTCCGAAGCCGATTGCGGAAGTTATGAAGCCCATCTGCGTGACGCTGAGCTTCAGATAATCCGTCAGATAAGAAGGAAACATCGAGCCGAGTACAAAGATACAAGTCATCGCCCCGCACAGCGCAAACATACAAAGCAAAATGTTGCGGTGGCGGAAAATTTCGATAAACCGGGGTTTTCCGCCCGGTTGTGCAGCAGCTGGTGAAGCGGTCAACTTTGGCGCTGCGACAGCGGAAGAGCCAGAATTAACAGTGGATACTTGGGGTTCCCGCACTACTTTATATATGAAAAAGCCCACGATGAAGCCCGGTACAGCGACAATAGCAAACACCCAATGCCAGGATGGAACAAATCTGAGCAGCTGCGTGGCGATGATCGGTCCGAAGCCGAGGCCAAACAGCGCAAATGTACTCTGTTGTAGACCCATGTTGAAGCCGCGGCGTTTTTCCTTGGATACCTCGGCTGTTACGGCTACGCTTGCAGGACTGAAGGAGCCCTCCGTCACGCCCATGACGGCACGGATCAGCAGCAGACTGGCCAAACCTCCGGCGAGCCCGGTCAGAATCGACAAAAGCGAGAACAAAATAATAGAAGGAATAAGCACTTTTCGCCGGCCGAATTTATCGGATAGACTTCCCATCACAATGGAGAATACACCCCAGGACAAGCCAAGCACGGCGATAATATTGCCAAGATCCTGATAATCCAGGTGCAGGTCTCCCATCATCACCGGAAACATCGGCGTAATGATCCAGCGGTCGAGCCCGACAAGACCAAAACCCATAGCCATCAGAAGGACAACCTTCCATTCGTATGCGGTGCTGCTGTTTTTCACCGTTGGTTTGCTCATACCGGAACCTCCTCTTCACTCTTGTTATGAATGCCCGACAGGACCTCCCCTGTAGACATCACCCGGCCAAATACACTGCCAATGGTATCAAGCGTTGCCTGATGTGCGGCCTCGTTCAGCGCGCCTGTGGCATCACTGACAAAAACAACCTTGAAATCCCGCATAAAAGCGCTTCTTGCGGTTGATTCACAGCATACATTTGTGACGGTGCCGGTGATTATCACGGTATCTGCCATTCCTGTCCCGCGGATGGTCCGTATAATTGTTTCAAGATTGGTATTGTAAAAAGCATCATACCGATGTTTGGTAATAACCGGTTCATTAGGCAGCGGTGCAAGCTCCTCCACGATTCCCACACCCGGCGTGCCCGCGCGCATACCGACCTGCTTCAGCAGCGGATTATAGGCGGTCTCTAGCGGCGATACGTCGTATTGGTCATACAGCTCATGTTTCGTATACAAAACGGGAATCTGCTGTACACGGCAAGCCTCTATCAGCTCTTGCATCCGGGGAATCCGGCGGCGGGCCTCGGGCACTTCCATGGGTGCTCCTTCGAGCACAAAGTCATTCTGCATATCAATAACAAGCAAGACGGCCCTTGCGGGATCAAAGGCCCACGGCAGGGCAGCAGAAGGATTAAAATTAGATGGGGTATGGGAACTCATGAAGCTTCACTCGCTTTCCATTTTCTATTCGAGTCCAAATGTTAATTTTCATAACATATGTACTCGTTCCTATGGATGAAACTATAGCACAGAGCGAATTCATGTAAGATATACTGTTTTTTTATAGCCTGTTTATGAAAAAAAACGCCCTTGATCCATGAACACCGGTCAATTGTGTCAGATAAACTGCCTCAATTTTTTTTTGTATGTATGGACGACAGGAAAGAAAACAGGCTATGATACATATAGAGGTGATTGTCATGGATATTGAAGGACTACAGGCATTTGTCGCGGTAGCGAGAGAGAAAAGCATCTCCAAGGCGGCGCAGGCTCTGCACACGAGCCAGCCGGCGCTCAGCCTGCGTATTCGCCGCATGGAGGAAGGGCTCGGCTTTCCGCTGCTCGCCCGCAATTGGAATGGCGTCCGGCTTACGCCTCAAGGCTACTACTTCCTGCCCTATGCCATCCGGCTTATCCAGGACCTGGAGGACGCTTCTTCCGTGCTGACCAATCCGTGGGGCGAAGAGGTAAAACCTCAGTTTGAGGAGGTAACCGGACATGGGGACCGTCTGCTGATCGGCATGGATACCTGGCTTGCTCCCAAATATACGGCTCCCATTCTGCGCGTACTCCACCATTCCTATCCCGGCGTCAATGTCCGGTTCGTCACGCGGCCAACTGAAACTATCCTTGACCTGATCGAATACCGCAGTATTCATCTTGGAATTCATTACCATGAGCTCTCACGCCCTGCTCTCCGCACGGCTCCGCTGGCAGAGGACGACACCCTGCTGCTCGCTGCACCGGATGTCGAACGGTCTATTGACCCCCAGTTAGACGCGCTGCCGGATCTGACACTGCCTTTTCTTCTGTTCGACAATCCCGTCCTGTTGTCACACCGCTATGTCACTACGGCAATGTTTCAGAGATTCGGTATCAGCCGTATTCGAGTCGTCGACGACCTAAACGTGGCGGCAGCGCTAGTTGCCGAAGGCCTGGCTTATACAATGCTCCCCGCTTCAACTTATGCGCCGAGCTTCCGCAGCCTTGAACCTGCAATCGTCTCCCGGAGCCTGCACGGCCTAGTGCCTCCCTTGCCCATCCGGGCGGCTTATGTGCACGCAGACGACGATCCTTTTGCGGAAATTATCCGCTGTGTGATAGAGCATATATCAGTCGTGTAATTTGCCTCTCCTTTTTTAATATTTTACTCTTAGTAATCGTGCACATAATCGTAATCCACATTGCCTAAGAAATTAGTACCGGGAGGATTTTATACTTTCTTGGAGTATATGAAATTATTTTTAAACATAAAAAAGGCAGCCTATTGGCCGCCTCTAAATTTTTCTGAGAAATTATGCTTTACGTTTTTGAATCAAATCCCATCCCCCATCACTTCGTAAAAGACAAATCATATGATTCCAATCCTAGAATTTGTCTGGCCACCAAAGAGACCCCGCCTAACAGCGTTAATTCATGAATATGGTCATCCAGCGAAATAATTTGAGTAGGTCCAAGCGGCTCCAGAGCCACATACTCTTCATTAATTCGGTCCAATAAAGATGGGAAATGGGCAATAAAACGGGAAGAAAGGAACACCGCATCCGGGGCGCTGTATTGAATAGAGTTATAAGTAATTTGCGCGATGGCTGTGACCCATTGCTCCATAATCGAGGTAACTTCGGGATCCTTGTTCTCCATCAAAGAAACAAAGTCCTCTAAAGTGAAATTCGGTTTATTTTTGAGTTGAGCAATCCGGTCCAGCACGGCTTTCTCCGAATAAATCTCTTCAAGACGGCGGTATTCCTTATTTCCAGTCATGATGATCGAACGCCCGATTTCGCCGGACAGTCCATTTAAACCTTTATATAAACGCCTGTCAATAATCGTGCCTACACCTATTCCATTATGAATGTTGATAGCCAGAATATTATCGAACTGCACCTGATGGGCATGCTGGTAGAAATCCCGGATGTAAATCGCGGTGAGATTCGCCTCATTTTCGATCACAACAGGAACATCTATAAGCTCCTTCAACGCCTCGATTAAATCAAAGGTTTCGAAGTCCAGAAACGGACTGTACAGAACCAGATTATTCGACACCGGGGCATGAACCGCTATGGCGATCCCGATCAGTCCATTCAGAGTGTTATGATGATTCAAATTTAAAATGATATCCTTCATCAAAGCGAAAATATCTTTCACTTTGTTCGTATAGATCTTAATCGAATCCTGGTGAATGAGTTCCCCATTGATATAATTGACAGAGTATTTCAAATGCTTAACGCCCATGTCAAACGCCAAGACCAACCCGTATTTCCGGTTAAAACGAATTAAATTGGGTCTTCGACCGCCAATATTGGACGCTTCTCCTATCCCCAATTCTTCAATCAAACCCTGCTCATGCAGCTCACGAACAATAGAAGAAACCGTTGACTTTTGGAGATTGATTTTATCCGCAATTAAACTTCTGGATGTCTGATCAGTATCAAATAGAGTTTTTAATACTAATTTTGTGTTATTTTCTCTCATAACTTCCTGATCAGTTTTCTTAATCATCTGTTTATGTCCCTTTCAAATGTTGTTCATCCCACCATAGAAGTAGAGTCTATTTAGCAAGAAACAGTTGAAAGCGCATTCTTTCAACTGTTTCTTAGTATTACATTTGATTTAGTTTTTTTCAAGCTCTTTATAGATAAAATAGTCGAAATCTGCCGGCAGCTCATAACCGGAATAATCCACATTAGCCATGCCTACAAACGCGCCCGTAAAGAAACCGCCGTAGGATTGAACGACATAATCATCGGACAAAATGGCCGCGTCGAGCGTGACCTCAATATCGGTCCAATGCTCATTGTCAAAGGAATAGGCATACGTGTAGGTTTCTTTTCTCACTTTCACTTTGAAGTGTACATACGTGGCTTCGTCAGGCACTTTAATCGCTTTTTCCTTCAGGAAGCTGGTGAGGACTCCCCGGTCGTTCTGCGTAATTTCAATGACCCGTCCGTTGATTTCGTTCCAGGTAACATGAATCATAGACCAATGACCGGTATTATAGTAATTCACAAGTCCAGCCATCTGCTGGAAGGTATAAGGCGAATAAGCAACGGATGTTTGGGCGTCGAAATAAAAGGACTGCCAGCGCCGTGCAACCAGTGCCTGCTCATGTTCATTGGTTAACGAACCTTTGCCGTACAAGCGCAAATGCCCCGGCTTTTCGGTAAGAGAACCTATGGACGGATCAAAAGGAACACGCAAAGTATTGAAATTAATATTCAGCTTATCCGAATCAAAATGATCCTGCTCCGGATAAGTAGGCTCATATTTCGTTTCAACGGCCCCTTTGGGCGCTTCAACAAAACGTCTTCCCTGCTTGCCGCCTACAATATGAGGCCATTTATCCTCATCCCACTCTACCTTCTGAATCGCCGTTTCTCTGCCTAATGTGCACCAGCCACGCGGATCGCGGATCGATTCGTTCTCCCGGTGCCATGGGCGGCCCGTCAAATGGGCGAAATACCATTCGCCTTCCGGCGTTTCGACCAAGGCACCATGACCGTTCTTCTGCAGATAGTTATCCGGTGAATCAAATGCAGTCAGGAACGCCTCGCCAGGCTGGGTTTCATAAGGACCAAACAGCTCCTTCGACCGGGCCACCACCTCCTGGTGGGAATAAACGGTCCCTCCTTCTGCGCAGAACAAATAATATTGACCAAATAATTTATAAATATGAGGGCCTTCTACCAGCTTCACATCGGTGCCTTTGTAGATGATCCTACCGGTCTCCGGAAGCATTCTCTGCTCTTCCACCGAATATTCTGTAAGTTTAATGCCGTTAAATGGATGATGATATTCCCGATGATCCCATTCCATCTGAACCAGATACTTTTTCCCGTCGTCATCATGGAACAAAGAAGCGTCGAAGCCTACACCATTCAGCTTGATCGGATCGCTCCATGGACCTTCAATACTCTCGGCAGTCGTCAAATAGTTGGTCATGTCCTTGAAGGCGCCTTCCGTTACCTTAACATCGGTATACACAAGCCAGAACTTGCCGTCCGCATAAGATAAATCCGGGGCCCAGATGCCGCCTGAATCCTTATTCCCTTTCATGTCCAGCAGCGTTGTTGTGGAGAGCGGATGAGCAATCAACCGCCAATTCACCAGGTCCTTGGATTCATGAATTTGCACGCCGGGAAACCATTCAAAGGTAGAGTTGGCAATGTAGTAGGTGTCGCCTACCCTAACGATAGATGGATCCGCATTGAAGCCTTTTAACACTGGATTTTCGATTTGCATGTGAAACCCTCCTATTACATGAAATATGGTGATAAGTCAATATCTTCTATTTGAAAAAGAGGTACGCTCGCCTTAGTTAGCATCGCGGCTCTCGATTTCTTTATTAATCTCATAAACCTTCGCATCCGTTAAGTGGTATTTCGAAATAATAAACATAGCCAGGATGAGCAAGAGAGCAGGCAATACCGATACCAGCCAAAGGATGCCCTGCTGTGCGAGGCCAGACTGTGTTTCGCTGTCGTTCACATAACCCGTCCAGCTGAGGACAAACCCCGGAACAACACCGCCCAGCGCCATCCCAAATTTGAAAAAGAATCCCGTTAAAGCGTTAACAACTCCTGATATGCGCCGGCCCGATTGAAGCTCTCCGTAGGAAATGACCTCAGGCACCAATGCCCACATATAGCCGGTTGCTACAATCACGCCTGTCGATTTGATAAACTGAGCAATCAGAACCAAAGCAATATGATCCTGCGGATTCGGAATCAGATAGATGAAGAGCATTCCGATAATCGCTAGACCCAGGAAGACGAGGAACATCGCTTTCTTCCCGATAAGCTTCTTGATTCTAGGAACCAGCGGCAGGAAGATAAAGGCCGGTATAGAGCCCAGCGCGTTAAACCACTGTACATAATCAGAAGCCTGAACCACATACTGCATATAATAGGAACCGCCGGCATTCCCGATCGACATCATCGCGAAAGCGGTAATGAAGAAGAAAGCCAGAATCCGCAGCGGTTTATTCCGTTTGAATTCGGTTACAAGATCGGATACTTTAACTTCATCCTGCTTGGAATCGTCCATGACGACTTTCTCTTTCGTCTGACTGAAGCAGAACAGCAAAATCAGAAAGCCGACGCCCGCATAGATCGCCATCGTGATCAGCCAGCCGGAAGCGCTTAATTTCGTATCCCAAGTACCGTCGGCAGAGAACAATTTAACAAGCACCGGCACGCCGTAAGCTACGGCAAGTCCACCTAAATTAGCAAGAAACATACGTGTGGAAGTTAATTTCGTAATTTCATCATTATCCCGAGTCAGGGATGCATTAAGCGCACCGTAAGGCACGTTCAGCAGCGTATAAAGCATAGACAATCCTACATAAGTGACATACGCATAAATAAGGCTGCCGGAATAACCGTTCCAGAATACTAAAATGGCTAATACCGATAAAGGTAATCCGGCGAACACTAGGTAACCTCTATATTTCCCGAAGCGCGTCGAGTGCTTATCTACAAGGGCACCAACAACTGGATCCCAGATCGCATCAATAATGCGTACGACCAAGAACATCGCAGCCGCAGCTGCAGGGTTAAGCCCAAATACATTCGTATAAAAAAA
Encoded proteins:
- a CDS encoding alpha/beta fold hydrolase: MTVKYRFAKVKGLNIFYREAGSRENPTLLLLHGFPSSSHMFRNLIRELENEYHLIAPDYPGFGNSDQPSISEFTYTFDNLADLINDFVEQLNLNSYSLYVHDYGAPVGFRLASRHPERIQAIISQNGNAYEEGLEPAWDPIRAFWIHPEDRTIREKVLLLLTPELTKYQYVNGTRNPEEISPDTWNMDQMTLDRPGNADIQLALFYDYQNNLKQYPLWHDYFKAFQPPMLVAWGRNDIFFGPAGALAYQRDLQDTEVHLLNTGHFPLEEELELSVSLIQNFLAKRLVNSL
- a CDS encoding TetR/AcrR family transcriptional regulator, whose product is MANKSKKEHILQVASDLFNKQGIRATGVDQVVSESNVAKMTLYNHFSSKDDLVLAYMMRQDEQWRKWFEFEVSQRGASPKEKLLAVFDVLGEWFKQSEFNGCTFIKTASEFLDHAHPYYEAAHRYKSYLRKYIASLIEPAPASNSEALAGGLYLLVEGAITTAMLQTDPEPALHARETARVLLDHFLPAH
- a CDS encoding carbohydrate ABC transporter permease; its protein translation is MEKAPRSEVVGRRISKTIIYIVCIFLAILSILPFWIMFVNATRSTPEIQSGLSLLPSTHLMTNLHVLLDKSFDPIQGFLNSFIISTSATVFTVYFSSLTAYGLVAYNWKMRQPFFTFIMCVMMVPYQASAIGFYQFMYKLHWTNSYWPLILPAIAAPAVVFFMRQYLLATLSLEIVEAARVDGSGEFSTFNRIILPLMMPAVATQAIFAFVGNWNNLFMPLILLTQKDKYTMPIMVSLLRGDIYKTEFGSIYLGLALTALPLFVVYFLLSRYIIAGVALGGVKE
- a CDS encoding carbohydrate ABC transporter permease, producing MRRKGVNYSKYGYIFTLPFVLAFLIFSLYPILYTAVIGFTDMKGLIPKPIHILDNPFQNFKDLLFDNPSFRKSLINTALLWITNFIPQIVLALLLTAWFTNKRLNIKGQGAFKVLLYMPNIITASTIAVLFSSLFAYPMGPVNSLFQMLGWTDAPVFFLQDKTTARGIVSFIQFWMWYGNTMIVLVAGVMGINPALFESAAIDGANGFQTFFKVTLPSLRTILLYTLITSMIGGLTMFDIPQLFLAGGPDDSTLTTSMFIYGQAFKGSYMYNRAAAASMIMFVIAAVLAGLLFYLMRDRDAAKLRKAQKNINKSEKAAKAAAREV
- a CDS encoding ABC transporter substrate-binding protein, producing MKRMKRVLAGVSTMLLMTTVLAACGGNSNSNSSSASSNGSNGSNASTSSNSTASTSSGEKVTINLWSFTDEIPNMTTKYLETHPDANVEFKTTVIATTDGAYQPALDQALAAGGKDAPDIYAAEAAFVLKYTQGDASTYAANYSDLGLDDQMVKDAGIAQYSVDIGTSTDGQLKGLGYQATGGAFIYRRSIAKDVFGTDDPATIKEAIGPGWDKFFDAAAKLKAKGYGIVSGDGDIWHPIENSSEKGWIVDGKLHIDPKREEFLDLSKKLKDNGYHNDTQDWTEAWYADMSGSGTKPIFGFFGPAWLINYTMSGQVKDTNGDWAVTEPPTGFFWGGTWLLANKNVVQDEAKKKAVADFIKWVTLDTSETGLQYYWANGTIKEGEQGTKDSVASSVVMSKSNGEVPLLGGQNMFDVFVPANANASGKNLTQYDETINKLWRDQVREYTSGNKSRDDAIATFKQQVKDQLGIDSE
- a CDS encoding MFS transporter, producing the protein MSKPTVKNSSTAYEWKVVLLMAMGFGLVGLDRWIITPMFPVMMGDLHLDYQDLGNIIAVLGLSWGVFSIVMGSLSDKFGRRKVLIPSIILFSLLSILTGLAGGLASLLLIRAVMGVTEGSFSPASVAVTAEVSKEKRRGFNMGLQQSTFALFGLGFGPIIATQLLRFVPSWHWVFAIVAVPGFIVGFFIYKVVREPQVSTVNSGSSAVAAPKLTASPAAAQPGGKPRFIEIFRHRNILLCMFALCGAMTCIFVLGSMFPSYLTDYLKLSVTQMGFITSAIGFGAFFGQLAIPGLSDRFGRKTVTLCAMLLTLVMLGILIGTGASPMALFALLFMTAFGCNGCLPLLSGTITIESVPAPLISTAAGVIIGVGEIFGGGVAPSLAGFIAKNYGIENTLLLAIGGIVVCLLLCLFLKETAPSRIRAGREPQASGHPQSAAIEAG
- a CDS encoding isochorismatase family protein, which produces MSSHTPSNFNPSAALPWAFDPARAVLLVIDMQNDFVLEGAPMEVPEARRRIPRMQELIEACRVQQIPVLYTKHELYDQYDVSPLETAYNPLLKQVGMRAGTPGVGIVEELAPLPNEPVITKHRYDAFYNTNLETIIRTIRGTGMADTVIITGTVTNVCCESTARSAFMRDFKVVFVSDATGALNEAAHQATLDTIGSVFGRVMSTGEVLSGIHNKSEEEVPV